A genomic stretch from Acidimicrobiia bacterium includes:
- a CDS encoding ABC transporter ATP-binding protein, whose protein sequence is MTAILSVNDVDAGYGPSEVLQKVNIHVDEGEIVCLLGSNAAGKSTTLRTILGMVRARAGTISLRGEQIQTLSTQQIVSKGITMVPENRRLFAKMTVRENLEIGANMRRDKAEILTDIDRVFLLFPRLKERVAQKAGSMSGGEQQMLAIGRALMAKPSVLLMDEPSMGLAPILVQQVFETIQQINADGVTVLVVEQNANVALAIADRGYVIQTGRIVMSDTAKAMLANPKLRDAYLGELEG, encoded by the coding sequence ATGACCGCCATCCTGTCAGTCAACGACGTCGACGCCGGATATGGACCAAGCGAGGTCCTCCAAAAAGTCAATATCCATGTGGACGAGGGCGAGATCGTTTGCTTGCTCGGTTCTAACGCCGCCGGCAAGAGCACCACGCTGCGGACCATCCTCGGGATGGTCCGGGCCAGGGCCGGAACCATCTCGTTACGCGGCGAACAGATCCAGACCCTTTCGACCCAGCAGATCGTGTCGAAAGGCATCACGATGGTGCCCGAGAATCGCCGGCTGTTCGCCAAAATGACCGTACGCGAGAACCTTGAGATCGGCGCCAACATGCGCAGAGACAAGGCTGAGATCCTGACCGATATCGACCGGGTATTCCTGCTCTTTCCCCGCCTCAAGGAGCGGGTTGCGCAAAAAGCCGGGTCTATGTCGGGGGGCGAACAACAGATGTTGGCCATCGGACGGGCGTTGATGGCCAAACCATCAGTCCTCCTCATGGACGAACCGTCGATGGGTCTCGCCCCGATCCTGGTTCAGCAGGTTTTCGAGACCATCCAGCAAATCAACGCAGACGGCGTCACCGTGTTGGTGGTCGAGCAGAACGCCAACGTGGCGCTCGCCATTGCGGATCGTGGCTACGTCATCCAGACCGGTCGGATTGTGATGTCCGACACGGCAAAAGCGATGCTCGCCAACCCGAAGCTGCGTGACGCATATCTCGGCGAGTTGGAAGGCTGA